A single window of Usitatibacter rugosus DNA harbors:
- a CDS encoding rhodanese-like domain-containing protein, protein MGEFLLNNVALVALFLASGVLLVWPELSRLAGVGGSDALGTLEATRLMNQPTTLVLDIRDDKDFAAGHLPRARHIPLAELEKRASEIQKFKDKPVLVTCRNGNRSSSAARALKKLGFNNVFQLKGGLAAWEQASLPVER, encoded by the coding sequence GTGGGCGAATTCCTCCTCAATAACGTCGCGCTCGTCGCGCTCTTCCTCGCGAGCGGCGTCCTGCTCGTCTGGCCCGAACTCTCCCGCCTCGCCGGCGTCGGCGGCAGCGATGCACTCGGCACGCTCGAGGCCACGCGCCTCATGAACCAGCCGACCACGCTCGTGCTCGACATCCGCGACGACAAGGATTTCGCCGCCGGCCACCTGCCGCGCGCGCGCCACATCCCGCTCGCCGAGCTCGAGAAGCGCGCCTCCGAGATCCAGAAGTTCAAGGACAAGCCGGTGCTGGTCACGTGCCGCAACGGCAACCGCTCCAGCTCCGCCGCGCGCGCGCTGAAGAAGCTCGGCTTCAACAACGTGTTCCAGCTGAAGGGCGGGCTCGCCGCCTGGGAACAGGCCAGCCTTCCCGTGGAGCGCTAG
- the grxC gene encoding glutaredoxin 3, with protein sequence MPKIVMYATGVCPYCLMAERLLRAKGVADIEKVRVDLEPARREEMMQRTGRRTVPQIYVGDRHVGGYDDLAALDRAGGLEPLLAA encoded by the coding sequence GTGCCCAAGATCGTGATGTACGCGACCGGGGTCTGCCCCTACTGCCTCATGGCCGAGCGGCTGCTGCGCGCCAAGGGCGTGGCCGACATCGAGAAGGTGCGCGTCGACCTCGAGCCCGCGCGGCGCGAGGAGATGATGCAGCGCACCGGCCGGCGCACCGTTCCCCAGATCTATGTCGGCGACCGCCATGTCGGCGGGTACGACGACCTGGCCGCCCTCGACCGGGCGGGCGGCCTCGAACCGCTGCTCGCCGCCTAG